The Garra rufa chromosome 23, GarRuf1.0, whole genome shotgun sequence genome includes a region encoding these proteins:
- the LOC141299736 gene encoding LOW QUALITY PROTEIN: cystatin (The sequence of the model RefSeq protein was modified relative to this genomic sequence to represent the inferred CDS: inserted 2 bases in 2 codons), translated as MDICFLLLVSFVSVFXFSSADQPLEEAIIVPRNVELLGXWTLANPKREDVQEAAKEAVEAFNTKSKAKKYFKLINVTSASTQVTNKINYKLEATIGKTKCRKTIDTAIEACGMAKKQLACKFEVVLDPMTDDHEVRKMTCKRSA; from the exons ATGGATATCTGCTTTCTGCTCCTTGTGTCTTTTGTCTCTGTGT ACTTCAGTAGCGCTGACCAGCCTTTGGAAGAAGCAATAATTGTACCAC GAAATGTAGAGCTGCTTG GCTGGACTCTCGCCAATCCCAAGAGGGAAGATGTTCAAGAGGCTGCTAAAGAAGCTGTAGAGGCATTCAACACAAAGTCCAAAGCAAAGAAATATTTCAAACTCATCAATGTCACTTCGGCAAGCACTCAG GTGACGAATAAGATAAACTACAAATTAGAGGCCACAATTGGAAAGACAAAATGCCGTAAAACAATAGATACAGCGATTGAGGCTTGTGGCATGGCAAAAAag CAACTGGCATGCAAGTTTGAGGTGGTCCTTGACCCAATGACTGATGACCATGAGGTGCGCAAGATGACCTGCAAAAGATCCGCTTGA
- the rassf6 gene encoding ras association domain-containing protein 6 — translation MNAGQTTSVIQIGAGRSCSRAEFVSLLNTYNCFLKDNTQLQLSVHEKAGKVTFEGILVISWGVKKPIRLQIQDEKPIFPNESSVKSPDPISPLGNKRGMTRWGEFDDLHHIDELEEADFTKPENPPKGYIEYESKTLGHSRAVQISEESTYLIRTMSDASLVKMRVKSKKMVERQKNRNHRFSINGHFYNYKTSIFTPSFGATTNVHINSKMTTQEVITQLLQKFKIENSPSEFALYCIHQSGEKRRLNSSDLPLWERVLQGPSNSIMKMFLMDVDEQEISLDVAQYLNLEMHILKVILQKLEEQENQEVQRIIAKYQKERSLLLQCLKKKMPVKTETTV, via the exons ggCTGAATTTGTCTCTTTATTGAACACCTACAACTGCTTTCTTAAAGACAACACACAGCTGCAGCTCTCTGTTCATGAG AAAGCAGGGAAGGTGACATTTGAAGGCATTCTTGTCATTTCCTGGGGAGTCAAGAAACCCATTCGGTTACAAATACAAGATGAGAAACCCATTTTTCCAAATGAGTCTTCAGTCAAGTCACCAGACCCCATCAGTCCACTTGGGAACAAAAG GGGAATGACGAGATGGGGAGAATTTGATGACCTGCATCATATTGATGAACTGGAAGAAGCTGATTTCACAAAACCTGAAAATCCTCCTAAAG GCTACATCGAATACGAGAGCAAGACGTTAGGACATTCCCGAGCTGTGCAGATCAGTGAAGAAAGTACATATCTGATCCGTACCATGAGCGATGCCTCGCTGGTGAAAATGAGGGTGAAGAGTAAGAAGATGGTAGAACGTCAGAAGAACAGAAACCATCGCTTTTCCATCAACGGACACTTCTACAACTACAAG aCATCTATTTTCACACCATCATTTGGCGCAACCACAAATGTGCACATTAATAGCAAGATGACAACACAAGAGGTTATTACACAGCTGCTTCAGAAATTTAAA ataGAAAACAGTCCATCTGAATTTGCCCTTTACTGCATTCATCAAAGTGGAG AGAAGCGAAGGTTGAACAGTTCAGACCTGCCATTATGGGAACGTGTTCTACAAGGACCATCAAACAGCATCATGAAAATGTTCCTCATGGATGTAGACGAACAGGAAATTAGCCTTGAT GTAGCTCAGTACCTCAATttagagatgcacattttgaaggtAATTCTGCAGAAGCTGGAGGAGCAAGAGAATCAAGAAGTACAAAGAATAATCGCAAA ATATCAAAAGGAAAGGAGTCTCTTGTTGCAGTGCTTGAAAAAAAAGATGCCGGTTAAAACTGAGACTACTGTATAA